One Aspergillus oryzae RIB40 DNA, chromosome 2 genomic window carries:
- a CDS encoding CwfJ domain protein (uncharacterized conserved protein), with product MASKIIVIGGVNCQLREVFTKLAKLHVKQSFSFAIVVGDLFGDCSTEQELDEISALFQGSISVPLPTYFTLGSRPLPTRVIERIEANDEVCPNLYFLGKRGTLKTSEGIRLVALGGYLETESQSSDKYHPGYTESDARALYGAHSADILITHQWPKGIRTRSQVPIPDEATKPEEVQCIADLSSTLKPRYHLSSAPEFFYEREPFFHMPPEDNPDAKPLTRFISLASYNNPSKQKWMYAFTLDPKTPHPLTIPTGATASPLAPVLTKRKPLSSQKESYSRFAIDDEGSNRPRKRARGPPPGPDQCFFCLSNPNIATHLITSIGNEAYLTTAKGPLPTSKTFPTLGFPGHMLIIPFTHTPTLSSIPDEDSRLATYKEMHRYRQALHSMLKSKTNSSLGAVTWEVSRGNGIHTHWQFLPVPGDLITRGLVTAAFKVEAENLKYPKFESPSSTDPSAEPGDFFRVWIWGPNKNSDSDADAGASSGETERMLLLPLGPDFRFDLQFGRRVMAKLMELEGRINWKNDVQSQEEEEADATAFKDAFKEFDFTLEE from the exons ATGGCCTCCAAAAT AATTGTAATTGGTGGCGTAAACTGCCAGCTCCGAGAAGTATTCACGAAGCTGGCTAAACTTCACGTGAAGCAATCTTTCTCATTCGCGATTGTTGTCGGCGACCTATTCGGCGACTGCTCGACAGAGCAGGAACTGGATGAGATCTCTGCGCTGTTCCAAGGGAGTATCAGCGTGCCACTCCCGACATACTTCACCTTGGGTAGTCGGCCTCTTCCCACCAGGGTAATCGAAAGAATCGAGGCCAACGACGAAGTTTGCCCGAACCTCTATTTCTTGGGCAAACGCGGCACTCTGAAAACCTCTGAGGGCATCCGGCTCGTCGCTCTAGGCGGCTACCTGGAGACAGAAAGCCAATCCTCCGACAAGTATCACCCAGGCTACACAGAGTCAGATGCCAGGGCACTCTACGGCGCCCACAGCGccgacatcctcatcacccaTCAATGGCCGAAGGGGATCCGCACACGCTCCCAAGTCCCGATCCCAGATGAAGCAACCAAGCCCGAAGAAGTGCAATGCATCGCAGACCTCAGCTCAACCCTGAAACCTCGCTACCACCTCTCATCAGCGCCCGAGTTCTTCTACGAACGAGAACCCTTCTTCCACATGCCCCCGGAAGACAACCCGGACGCCAAACCCCTAACCCGCTTCATCAGCCTCGCATCCTACAACAACCCCTCCAAGCAAAAATGGATGTACGCATTCACGCTCGACCCCAAAACCCCCCACCCATTAACCATCCCTACCGGCGCAACCGCCTCCCCCCTGGCCCCCGTCCTAACCAAACGCAAGCCCCTCTCCAGCCAAAAAGAATCCTACAGCCGCTTCGCCATCGACGACGAGGGCAGCAATCGCCCCCGCAAGCGTGCCCGCGGGCCCCCACCAGGCCCCGACCAgtgcttcttctgcctctccaaccccaacatcgCAACCCACCTCATCACCTCCATCGGAAACGAAGCCTACCTCACAACAGCCAAGGGCCCCCTCCCCACCTCCAAGACCTTCCCAACCCTCGGCTTTCCAGGCCAcatgctcatcatccccttcaCCCACACCCCAACCCTATCCAGCATCCCAGACGAGGACTCCCGCCTCGCAACCTACAAAGAAATGCACCGCTACCGCCAAGCCCTGCACTCCATGCTCAAATCCAAaaccaactcctccctcgGCGCCGTAACCTGGGAAGTCAGCCGCGGAAACGGCATCCACACCCACTGGCAATTCCTCCCCGTTCCCGGCGACCTAATCACCCGCGGCCTCGTAACCGCCGCATTCAAAGTGGAAGCGGAGAACCTCAAATACCCCAAGTTCGAGTCTCCGTCGTCGACTGACCCCAGCGCCGAACCGGGCGATTTCTTCCGCGTCTGGATTTGGGGTCCGAACAAGAATTCTGACTCTGACGCTGATGCTGGTGCTTCTTCGGGGGAGACGGAGAGAATGCTGCTCTTGCCGCTTGGCCCGGACTTCAGG
- a CDS encoding putative HEAT repeat protein (DRIM) (DRIM (Down-regulated in metastasis)-like proteins) produces the protein MVAASSASRAKPVKRVKKGTETTKNYRFEGFSQRVAKLKIDPIHRVRRPSFGEDEGDANSSHFRSAFDYWTELNLSDNFAQFARRVNPLCESLVQILYHEEKIMNLLVEFIEKRDHLSMEPLLSLLAQFARDLGVKFEKHFATSVTLVASVAATHPEVEVVEWSFTCLAWIFKFLSRLLVPDLRQLLGIMTPYLGKERQKPFVARFAAESMSFLIRKAGLVYYKNSTPLQRAISFLLDDLHQTAVDNKNVEIYKEGLMAMFSDAIKGVKYGLHSNGTDIFKAILENMCTDDDLRSSLGLDVASGILTNIIHNTTPDTFEPIVDTIKSHIEARCRKADKRRAMACCRLIFVCVSTRKGLRVKNWKNVHQALLLLLQSAAAAPGAYAEAIPQLLTAVAYALQVSPMDEMLPFMRTIMETVTSDPLSNYFLSFCATFSEWGAERFHSVILPYFQKFVNTSWKEQEYELCLILLRLNQAGCITSEVSKPGYISCPAPWKAKIKKTLKTQRPGETEVTLLNAYSKLPSALSLSTEPSLLPEMTQSLHDHVSRALEINESEPSLSTKFFVGQGFKTYVELASICGGVDSNLWDQISNVASTYSRLPVFLEATLAYVSACSKELDLNKPALGDFADVLITNLAGPSHELRLVSLKILREIVQASGDDTSPISLAIQIEESPLTLQSARELAMHVRKMAISYPQVASRRWMSRLIPNFLFGLFSKKMAPLWDDSAAALKSISEHADGEKIVSDLAIQWLQERGSPASAEDTEDDSNTDSFVSGDYQCFNAAKVESVSTTNFEAAEPISMLTQRLEKDHQFSEVIPAAPRTQALRVLNAAPNIAEKRSRQVVPLFLSWATRDEEDIPSTTDLKSSESSSYIPWGFHDRLAFLGLFGQYLNPRVLFRASEVHDALLGLLCHGNSEIQKAALKALFTWKSQGIVPYKENLLNILDESRFRDELSAFVQVGGEDSMIEEAHRDELLPVLLRLLYGRMISKAGASASQAGQAGRRKAVLRTLAQLPDNEFQLFIQISFGPLGDVHLVQNSEIDQEVFTRELASPRRQMGLLRMIETVFESLQSKMTPYAERSMEVVLYCLVRACRELEKSQPENVADSQEGKLLTVLRNIRSTCIKCLDLIFSVSLDRDWTPFVRVIFNETINPRLENFATETTQGVSSLLRLFHTWATAPRSSFYLVQYNDALLMKVVDCLAVDSTRDEVKVFIMDEILVPLVGLATGKELREQEEMSDIPADEIRSVVLAPYLDHTLSHLGNLLKRGPSRPVLISGVQTLSLMAPCVESSKETSSLVNITTYLLRQPPDRVSPKTKSGLLRILEHFLPLYDPKEDSELFQEVFDAVSSMFDYFKDEANREVLSRVFSAFAKHDPELVKVAALCEDLNSVSRKKLEVDFERRLQAFREINDGLWEKFNARQWRPVLYNMLYHVKDDEELAIRSSASFGLKRFMERATLATDKNVEEFEPLVKDVLFPSLQNGIRQKSELVRMEFLSALGYFVKLNPDRPNVQDMHDLLVDDDDEASFFNNVLHIQQHRRLRALRRLAAEASKGKLQASNISTIFIPLNEHFVFDEEADEATHNLIAEAVATIGALAEWLDWNQFRAIFRRYKGYMQSKPEMEKNILRLLGRMSDALTTAMNQINVPKATTEDQMEGVETSVPSQCTLARTIPSTSKVASELTTNFTPFLTNFVHHKDEAQMSLRLPASVTTIKLLKLLPEQDMTIRLPAVLLDVCSILKSRAQDSRDTARKTLNDIALLLGPVYFGYILKELRTTLTKGYQLHVLSFTVHSILVATTDDFKQGDLDYCLADLSAVVMDDTFGTVGQEKDAEDYVSKMKEVKSNKSYDSIELLAKNSTIGNLSNLIRPLQSLLKEKLTSTIVRKADELLRRIGIGLLRNPGAENRDILMFCYEVIKESYQEPVQTAKKALSASEEHFLIKLHGPKRGEKRGTTSSYAYKLTRFALDVLRSVLSKFDSLLTPANVAGFLPIIGDSLVQGQEEVKISALRLLSTMIKLPLAELDNNSHVYLTEAVKIIKEAPSTNTEAAQASLKLIAAMLRERKSTKLRDGHLSYLLQRLTSDIEEPDRQGITFNFIRAVMSRKFVVTEMYELVDHIATMMVTNQTRSARDLARGVYIHFLIEYPQAKNRWTKQLAFLAKNLEYKHSEGRQSVMEAIHTLLSKTGQELAQDIIGTFFLPVVIAMANDDASECRELAGALLSQFYSRADSETMKTMLVPLHSWLEQTDNLLLTGTGLHAMRIYFEAEDTTKEKEARFVRELLPSIMQPVLEAEDTENWQTLYYALQLYAKLCKSVPAIALAKESATNWTAIRECLFYPHAWVKTSASNLVGTWLADLAKSNATSGYSSLPLENASGLALDRDAMLQLIRASVRCLRTPAVSEELAMQTVRNIIFITRCCAQNGLEFSRRGDKAAESDASDSEESDDENEEDQPADSAKPAIRYIFEQVSSVLRRELLTTRANSLIPKTASIGLLAALCRHLDAEQIQPSIPIILIPLQHMTDSSIPPPRSSDPVFRESYKALVSNCHEVLDLIQKKLGTSEFVKQMALVQEKIKEKREGRRVKRRIEAVTEPEKFGREKKRRNDRKRDKRKEKGMEHRSKRRGCQSSFIIH, from the exons ATGGTCGCAGCGTCGTCAGCTTCGCGGGCAAAGCCCGTGAAGCgtgtgaagaaaggaacGGAGACGACAAAGAATTATCGGTTCGAGGGGTTTTCGCAGCGTGTCGCAAAGCTAAAGATTGATCCGATTCACCGTGTGCGCCGGCCGAGTTttggcgaagatgaaggagacgCCAACTCATCACATTTCCGATCAGCATTCGATTACTGGACCGAGCTGAACCTGTCCGACAATTTTGCGCAGTTTGCCCGTCGAGTTAACCCGCTATGCGAGAGTTTGGTTCAGATCCTGTACCATGAGGAAAAGATAATGAATTTGTTGGTGGAATTCATTGAGAAGAGGGATCATCTGTCCATGGAGCCGCTCCTCAGTCTCCTCGCCCAGTTTGCCAGGGATCTCGGTGTGAAGTTTGAGAAGCATTTCGCCACCTCGGTGACACTCGTGGCCTCTGTCGCTGCTACTCACCCTGAGGTTGAGGTGGTCGAATGGAGCTTTACATGTCTTGCATGGATTTTCAAATTCCTTTCCCGGCTCTTGGTTCCGGACCTAAGACAGCTTCTTGGTATCATGACCCCGTATCTCGGAAAAGAGCGACAGAAGCCATTTGTGGCACGGTTTGCCGCAGAGTCAATGTCATTTCTCATTCGCAAGGCGGGATTAGTTTATTATAAGAACTCTACACCTCTTCAACGTGCGATCTCATTCTTACTCGACGATTTGCATCAGACGGCGGTGGACAATAAGAATGTCGAGATATATAAGGAAGGGCTCATGGCCATGTTTTCTGACGCTATAAAGGGTGTCAAGTATGGTCTCCATTCCAATGGCACTGATATCTTCAAAGCTATTCTGGAAAACATGTGTACGGATGACGACCTGCGTAGTAGCTTAGGACTGGATGTTGCAAGCGGCATCCTGACCAACATCATCCATAACACAACTCCCGACACTTTTGAGCCCATAGTGGACACGATAAAGTCGCATATTGAAGCTCGTTGCCGGAAGGCTGACAAACGACGCGCTATGGCATGCTGCCGCTTAATCTTCGTCTGTGTTTCTACTCGCAAGGGCTTGCGAGTGAAGAACTGGAAAAATGTACACCAAGCCTTGTTACTTCTACTGCAATCCGCCGCCGCTGCGCCTGGTGCGTATGCCGAGGCGATCCCTCAACTTCTCACTGCGGTGGCATATGCCCTCCAAGTTTCTCCTATGGATGAAATGCTGCCATTTATGCGTACGATTATGGAAACCGTGACAAGCGACCCTCTTTCGAACTACTTCCTGTCATTCTGCGCCACTTTCTCGGAATGGGGCGCAGAAAGGTTTCATAGCGTGATACTTCCTTACTTCCAAAA GTTTGTTAACACTTCGTGGAAGGAGCAGGAATACGAACTTTGTTTGATCTTGCTTCGGTTGAATCAAGCCGGCTGCATCACTTCAGAAGTTTCGAAGCCTGGTTACATCTCTTGTCCAGCACCCTGGAAGGccaaaatcaagaagacTTTGAAAACCCAGCGTCCCGGGGAAACGGAGGTAACACTTCTTAATGCATATTCGAAGCTTCCAAGTGCCCTGTCCTTGTCCACAGaaccttctctcctccccgaAATGACTCAAAGTCTCCACGATCACGTTTCTCGTGCACTGGAGATTAATGAATCTGAACCGTCTTTGTCGACCAAGTTTTTCGTCGGTCAGGGCTTTAAGACTTATGTGGAGCTGGCGTCGATCTGCGGCGGAGTCGACTCAAACCTCTGGGACCAGATCAGCAACGTTGCTTCCACATATTCTCGCCTTCCCGTTTTCCTCGAGGCGACCCTGGCCTATGTCTCAGCTTGCTCCAAAGAACTTGATCTGAACAAACCTGCCCTGGGTGATTTTGCGGATGTCTTAATCACCAATCTTGCTGGACCGTCCCacgagttgagactggtATCCCTTAAGATTCTACGAGAAATTGTTCAGGCTTCGGGCGATGACACTTCCCCTATATCTTTGGCTATTCAAATCGAAGAAAGCCCCCTTACACTACAGTCCGCCAGAGAGCTGGCCATGCACGTACGTAAGATGGCTATATCTTATCCTCAGGTGGCTTCGCGGAGATGGATGTCTAGGTTGATCCCGAATTTCTTGTTCGGCCTTTTTTCAAAGAAAATGGCTCCGTTGTGGGATGACTCTGCTGCAGCTTTGAAGTCGATCAGCGAGCACGCAGATGGAGAGAAAATCGTTTCGGATCTGGCTATCCAGTGGCTTCAAGAGAGAGGTTCCCCAGCCTCCGCCGAGGACACGGAAGATGATTCTAACACGGACTCTTTCGTGTCTGGTGATTACCAGTGCTTCAATGCAGCCAAGGTGGAAAGTGTCAGCACCACAAACTTCGAGGCCGCTGAGCCTATCTCCATGTTAACACAGCGGCTCGAAAAAGACCATCAGTTTTCGGAGGTTATCCCAGCTGCCCCTCGTACTCAAGCTTTACGTGTTCTTAATGCTGCGCCAAACATCGCCGAAAAACGGTCGCGCCAGGTTgttcccttgttcttgtcgtGGGCAACAcgcgatgaagaagatatcccTTCAACGACTGATCTGAAGTCTTCCGAATCTAGCTCGTACATTCCTTGGGGATTCCATGATCGACTGGCCTTCCTTGGTCTTTTCGGTCAGTACTTAAACCCCCGTGTCCTGTTCAGGGCTTCCGAGGTTCACGATGCACTGCTTGGATTGCTGTGTCATGGAAATTCCGAGATTCAGAAGGCTGCTCTCAAAGCTCTCTTCACTTGGAAATCCCAGGGTATTGTGCCATACAAGGAAAACCTTCTAAATATTTTGGATGAATCGCGGTTCAGAGACGAGCTCTCGGCGTTTGTTCAAGTTGGCGGGGAGGATAGTATGATCGAAGAAGCACACAGGGACGAACTCCTCCCTGTACTCCTCCGACTTCTCTATGGACGTATGATCTCAAAGGCTGGTGCAAGCGCAAGCCAGGCTGGGCAAGCAGGACGGCGAAAAGCAGTCCTGAGAACCTTGGCCCAGTTGCCTGACAACGAGttccagctcttcatccagatctCATTTGGCCCTCTGGGCGACGTCCACTTGGTCCAAAATAGTGAAATTGACCAGGAAGTGTTCACACGAGAGCTGGCAAGTCCAAGGAGGCAAATGGGTCTGTTAAGAATGATCGAAACGGTTTTTGAATCACTACAGAGCAAGATGACACCTTATGCAGAGCGGTCTATGGAAGTTGTCCTTTACTGCCTGGTTCGAGCATGTCGTGAATTGGAAAAGTCGCAACCAGAAAATGTGGCCGACTCGCAAGAAGGCAAACTATTGACAGTGTTGCGTAATATACGGTCTACATGTATTAAATGCCTGGACCTTATATTCTCTGTCTCGCTGGACCGAGACTGGACACCTTTCGTTCGTGTGATCTTCAACGAGACAATCAACCCTAGACTCGAAAACTTTGCGACAGAAACCACCCAAGGTGTTTCTAGTCTTCTTAGACTGTTCCATACCTGGGCCACTGCCCCCAGATCGTCCTTTTATCTTGTCCAATACAATGATGCCCTTCTAATGAAAGTCGTCGACTGTCTTGCTGTGGACTCCACCCGTGATGAAGTCAAGGTGTTTATTATGGATGAGATCCTAGTACCATTAGTCGGACTAGCCACTGGAAAGGAACTCAGAGAGCAGGAGGAAATGAGCGACATTCCTGCCGATGAAATTCGTTCTGTGGTTTTGGCACCTTATTTAGACCACACCCTTTCTCACCTGGGTAACTTGCTGAAGCGAggcccttctcgaccagtCTTAATATCTGGCGTTCAGACTCTTTCTCTAATGGCTCCATGTGTTGAATCGTCCAAGGAAACTTCAAGCTTGGTTAACATAACCACATATCTTCTCCGTCAGCCCCCAGACCGCGTGTCCCCCAAGACGAAATCTGGCCTTCTGCGCATCCTCGAGCACTTTTTACCTCTGTACGACCCCAAGGAGGATTCGGAGCTCTTCCAAGAGGTGTTTGATGCAGTTTCCTCCATGTTCGATTACTTCAAAGATGAGGCGAACCGAGAGGTCTTGTCTCGGGTCTTCTCTGCCTTTGCCAAGCATGACCCCGAGCTCGTCAAGGTTGCTGCTCTTTGTGAAGACTTGAACTCGGTCTCTCGAAAGAAGCTAGAGGTTGACTTTGAACGTCGGTTGCAGGCTTTCAGAGAGATTAACGATGGACTCTGGGAGAAGTTCAATGCTAGGCAATGGCGGCCGGTTCTCTACAACATGCTCTACCATGTCAAAGACGATGAAGAGCTTGCCATCAGATCGAGCGCTTCATTCGGACTGAAACGGTTCATGGAAAGGGCTACTCTCGCTACTGACAAAAACGTGGAGGAATTCGAGCCCCTTGTAAAAGATGTTTTATTCCCTTCATTGCAGAATGGAATTCGGCAAAAATCAGAACTAGTCCGGATGGAGTTTCTCTCAGCGCTAGGTTACTTCGTCAAGCTGAATCCTGATAGACCTAACGTTCAGGATATGCATGATCTACTtgttgatgacgacgatgaagccTCTTTTTTCAATAATGTCCTCCATATACAACAGCATCGCCGTCTGCGAGCTCTACGACGTCTGGCTGCCGAGGCATCAAAGGGCAAACTTCAGGCTTCAAACATTAGCACAATTTTCATTCCCCTTAATGAGCATTTTGTGTTTGATGAAGAGGCTGACGAGGCTACGCACAACCTGATCGCAGAGGCAGTTGCGACCATTGGAGCACTTGCGGAGTGGCTTGACTGGAACCAGTTCAGGGCCATCTTCCGTAGGTACAAGGGTTATATGCAGAGTAAGCcagagatggaaaagaaCATTTTGAGACTTCTGGGTAGGATGTCTGACGCCTTGACCACTGCAATGAATCAAATCAATGTGCCCAAAGCGACGACCGAAGACCAAATGGAGGGAGTTGAGACTTCAGTGCCCTCTCAATGTACTTTGGCCCGGACGATACCTTCTACCTCCAAGGTTGCATCTGAGCTGACAACGAACTTTACGCCCTTCCTGACCAACTTTGTTCACCATAAAGATGAAGCACAGATGAGCTTGCGTCTACCAGCTTCGGTGACAACCATCAAGCTTTTAAAATTGTTGCCAGAGCAAGACATGACCATTCGCTTACCAGCCGTCCTTCTGGACGTCTGCAGCATTCTTAAGAGCCGTGCGCAAGATTCCAGAGACACTGCCCGGAAGACTTTGAACGACATTGCCCTGCTGTTGGGTCCTGTGTATTTTGGCTACATACTCAAGGAACTCCGAACTACCCTCACGAAGGGTTACCAACTGCACGTTCTGTCTTTCACTGTTCATTCTATACTTGTAGCTACGACAGACGACTTCAAGCAAGGGGACCTGGATTATTGTCTGGCAGACCTGAGCGCGGTGGTGATGGATGATACCTTCGGCACTGTTGGTCAGGagaaggatgcagaggaCTATGTGAGCAAGATGAAGGAAGTAAAGAGCAACAAGAGTTATGACTCTATTGAACTCTTGGCAAAGAATTCCACCATTGGGAATTTGTCGAATCTGATTAGACCCTTGCAATCGCTCCTCAAAGAGAAGCTTACCTCCACTATTGTGAGGAAGGCTGACGAGCTTTTGCGGAGAATCGGTATTGGTCTTTTGAGAAACCCAGGTGCAGAGAACCGTGACATTCTGATGTTCTGTTACGAAGTCATCAAGGAGTCATATCAGGAGCCGGTGCAGACTGCAAAGAAGGCTTTATCTGCTTCAGAAGAACACTTTCTGATTAAGCTTCATGGACCAAAGCGTGGTGAGAAACGAGGCACCACTTCTTCTTACGCTTACAAGTTGACTCGCTTTGCCCTTGATGTCCTTCGCTCGGTCTTGAGCAAGTTTGACTCACTACTCACGCCAGCCAATGTGGCTGGATTCCTTCCTATCATTGGCGATTCGCTGGTCCAGGGGCAGGAGGAAGTTAAAATCTCGGCCCTTCGACTGCTGTCTACAATGATCAAGCTTCCTCTTGCTGAGCTTGATAACAACTCTCATGTGTATCTCACTGAGGCTGTCAAGATTATTAAGGAGGCGCCGAGCACAAACACTGAGGCTGCCCAAGCAtcgttgaagttgattgCGGCCATGCTTCGGGAGAGAAAGTCGACAAAGCTCAGGGATGGGCATCTCTCATATTTGTTGCAGCGCCTCACTTCTGACATTGAAGAGCCAGATCGTCAAGGCAtcaccttcaacttcatcaggGCTGTTATGTCTAGGAAGTTCGTTGTCACTGAAATGTACGAGTTGGTGGACCATATTGCCACCATGATGGTCACCAACCAGACCCGCTCTGCGCGTGATCTAGCGCGAGGTGTCTACATTCACTTCCTCATTGAGTACCCCCAGGCTAAGAACCGGTGGACAAAACAACTGGCTTTCCTGGCCAAGAATTTGGAGTACAAGCATTCGGAGGGTCGTCAGTCGGTCATGGAAGCCATTCATACTCTGCTGTCGAAGACTGGACAAGAACTCGCTCAAGACATAATCGGTACATTCTTCTTGCCAGTGGTCATTGCCATGGCGAATGATGATGCTTCAGAATGCAGAGAGCTCGCAGGAGCTTTGCTGAGTCAATTCTATAGTAGAGCAGACAGTGAGACGATGAAAACCATGCTCGTCCCTCTGCATTCCTGGCTGGAACAAACAGACAACTTGCTTTTGACCGGCACTGGACTACACGCTATGCGAATTTACTTTGAGGCGGAAGACacgacgaaggaaaaagaagcccGCTTTGTTAGAGAGCTTCTCCCTTCAATCATGCAGCCGGTCCTAGAAGCTGAAGATACTGAAAATTGGCAGACGCTTTATTACGCTCTCCAGCTCTACGCAAAGCTCTGCAAGAGCGTGCCCGCGATTGCGCTCGCCAAAGAAAGTGCCACGAACTGGACTGCTATCCGGGAATGTCTCTTCTACCCGCATGCCTGGGTCAAAACATCTGCTTCTAATCTTGTTGGAACCTGGCTTGCGGACTTGGCCAAGTCGAATGCCACTAGTGGCTACAGCTCATTGCCCTTGGAAAATGCCTCTGGGTTGGCCCTGGACAGAGACGCAATGCTACAACTGATCCGTGCCAGTGTACGCTGCCTTCGAACCCCGGCCGTCAGCGAGGAGCTTGCGATGCAAACCGTTCGAAACATCATTTTCATTACGCGTTGCTGCGCTCAGAATGGCCTCGAGTTCTCTCGCAGGGGTGACAAGGCTGCCGAATCAGATGCTAGCGACAGTGAAGAATCCGAtgacgagaatgaggaggATCAGCCGGCCGACTCAGCGAAACCCGCTATCCGTTATATCTTCGAACAGGTGTCTTCTGTACTGCGTAGGGAGCTTCTTACTACTAGGGCAAATTCGTTGATCCCGAAGACCGCTTCCATCGGTCTTCTGGCAGCTCTTTGTCGCCACCTTGACGCAGAGCAGATCCAGCCATCTATCCCTATCATCCtcattcctcttcagcatATGACTGATTCTTCCATCCCTCCACCTCGATCCTCTGATCCGGTCTTCAGAGAATCGTACAAGGCTCTTGTGTCGAACTGTCATGAGGTATTGGACCTcatccagaagaagctgggcaCCTCAGAGTTTGTGAAGCAAATGGCCCTCGTCCAGGAGAAGATTAAGGAGAAGCGTGAAGGCCGTCGCGTTAAGAGACGCATTGAAGCAGTGACGGAGCCTGAGAAGTTCGGACGCGAGAAGAAGCGGAGGAACGATCGCAAACGTgataagagaaaggagaagggaatGGAACATCGCAGCAAGAGACGAGGATG CCAGTCTTCTTTCATTATCCATTAG
- a CDS encoding DNL-type zinc finger protein (uncharacterized conserved protein) — translation MRSFTSFPRGFRAIQSSLPRTAISRPTSRPFSQLINRSTRSSPALSWASGRTSVSASTLRHNSSSARPLTDQAADAARDAENEEQNRKRREQEPAYQITFTCKPCGERSSHRMSKQGYHRGTVVIRCPSCKNRHIISDHLNIFYDKKTTLEDILAEQGNKLKRGYVEGDMEFWDDGSVTPKEGEEAKSDQGQLP, via the coding sequence ATGCGCTCATTCACATCTTTTCCTCGGGGCTTCCGTGCCATCCAGAGCTCTCTTCCCCGAACGGCCATCTCGCGCCCTACATCTAGACCTTTCTCACAACTGATCAACCGCTCCACCCGATCATCTCCCGCACTTTCCTGGGCGTCGGGCAGAACCTCCGTATCAGCCTCTACACTCCGTCACAACTCTAGCTCCGCAAGGCCTCTCACGGATCAGGCCGCGGACGCGGCCAGAGATGCGGAGAACGAAGAACAGAACAGAAAACGCCGGGAACAAGAACCAGCCTACCAAATCACCTTCACATGCAAGCCGTGCGGAGAGCGCTCGTCTCACCGTATGTCCAAGCAGGGTTATCACCGCGGGACGGTCGTGATCCGCTGTCCGTCCTGTAAGAATCGTCACATCATCAGCGATCACCTCAATATCTTCTACGACAAGAAGACGACATTGGAGGATATCTTGGCCGAGCAGGGTAATAAGCTGAAGCGGGGATATGTGGAAGGAGATATGGAGTTCTGGGATGATGGATCAGTGACCCCGAAGGAGGGCGAGGAGGCGAAGTCCGATCAGGGACAGTTGCCTTAA